DNA sequence from the Vanrija pseudolonga chromosome 7, complete sequence genome:
TGGGAGGAAACGCCCCCCTCATCGTCTTTGAGGACGCCGACATCCCCACCGCGGTGATGGGCACGCTGGCGTCCAAGTTCCGCGGGTCAGGCCAGACTTGCGTGTGTGCAAACAGGATCTACGTGCATGAGAGTGTGTATGAGGCCTTTGCGACCGCCTTGGCGGAGAAAGTGAAGCTGTTCCGAGCGGGCCCTGGGTTCGCGGACGGCGTGACTCATGGCCCGTTGATTCACAaggcggccgccgacaaggtgGTGCAACACATCGACGATGCCGTGGCGCGTGGGGCGCGGGTCATGGCGGGTGGACGGAAGATCAGCGCCACACTCCTCGAGCCGACGCTACTTGTCGATGTGGCGCCAGACTGTTTGCTCACCACCGAGGAGACATTTGGCCCGCTGGCGGCCTTGATTCGCTTCTCCACTGAGGACGAGGTCCTGCGGCTCGCCAACGCGAGCGAGGTCGGGCTGGCGGGATACTTCTTCTCCAACGATGCTGACCGCATCTGGCGGGTGGCCGAAGTTCTCCAGGTCGGTATGGTGGGAGCCAACACTGGCGTGATATCCAGTGCGCTCGTGCCGTTTGGAGGGGTCAAGGAGAGTGGGtacggcaaggagggcgggagggaggggacAGACGAGTACCTCgtcaagaagctcgtcgTTATGGGTTCTAGGGTCTAGGCAATGCATAGGGTGGTAGTAGCTGGCTTTGCTGCATACATTGTTGTGGCTGTGAGACTCCTGCAGCGAAGATAATGCGGCTtgtcgccagccagcctaCAGCAAACAGGATCTACATATGTAGGCGTTCACTTTGCAACTTTGTTCAATGACTCGGCCGCGGGCAcgactactactactactactactactactactactactactactactactactactactactactactactactactactactactactactactactactactactactactactactactactactactactactactactactactactactactactactactactactactactactactatTACTACTACTGCATCCTTGTACACCTCACTATTCCTGTCAAAGCGAGAATACACTGCTGACTGACAGTCCGACATTGCTTACTGATCTCACTGTGTCGCACGGGGAACTGCTGACAGGCGTCCGGACATCAGACCGGACATAAGCCTTATCCGCGGTGCTGGGCCCTGAGTATGACTGACAAGACGACGGTGTTGAGCCGACATTGGAGTGTTCCATGTGACTCTTCAGTTCCCAGCCAGCATGCGTAGTATCAACAACTATAAGACGAGCGGCCGGGGATAGAAACTGGACATGGCATCATCCACCGCCTCGATTCGACACCTCGCCAACACACACCCCTCACAATGCCCCGCTCAGTATTgttcctcggcgcgacgggctACATCGGCTCCACCGCGCTCGACCGCATCGCCAAGGCGGACCCCAGCGCAACATTCACAATCTACGGGCGCAACGCCAAGGTCCTGGAGGGCTTTGAGGGTGTCGACCCGCGCTTCAAGGGTGCGCAGGGCACGCTGGAGGAGCACCACAAGTTGACCCTCCTCGCGGCAAGCCACGACATCACAGTCAActgtgccgacgccgacagcaTCGACGCGATCcgcgccatcctcgccggcctgcgCCAGAGGCACGAGGCCACGGGCACCAAGCCAGTCTTCATCCATACCTCGGGCACCGGCGTGCTCAGCGATGATGCTCAAGGCCAATACGCCGGCGACAAGATCTACACCGACTACAAGGCGGACGAGAGCAAGCTCCCGCCCTGGCTGCCGATTTCATCGCTCCCGCATGCAGCGCTGCACCGGGACGTTGACCTCGAGATtgaggccgccgacaccgcaGGCTATGCCTTCACGTACATCGTCCTCCCCAGCACCATCTACGGTATCGTCTCACACGTGTTCGCGGACCGCGGGCTGTCCAACCCCCAGTCGCAGCAGGTCCCGCACCTTACTCGCTGGTCGatcgaacgccgcgccggagCCGTCATCGGGCGCGGGGATAACCTCTGGCCGAATGTGCACATCGACGACACGGGCGACCTTTTCGCACTCGTGTACACGCTTGCGCTTACTGGCCGGGAgcacggtgccgacggctACTTCTTCGCCGAGAGCGGCGAGCACACCCTGAGGCAGGTGGGCGACGCgatcggcgccgcgctgtaCGCCA
Encoded proteins:
- the SPBC2A9.02_4 gene encoding putative protein, whose product is MPRSVLFLGATGYIGSTALDRIAKADPSATFTIYGRNAKVLEGFEGVDPRFKGAQGTLEEHHKLTLLAASHDITVNCADADSIDAIRAILAGLRQRHEATGTKPVFIHTSGTGVLSDDAQGQYAGDKIYTDYKADESKLPPWLPISSLPHAALHRDVDLEIEAADTAGYAFTYIVLPSTIYGIVSHVFADRGLSNPQSQQVPHLTRWSIERRAGAVIGRGDNLWPNVHIDDTGDLFALVYTLALTGREHGADGYFFAESGEHTLRQVGDAIGAALYAKGLADTPEARTLTDAELDKFAGGSKYLGGNSRARGVHSRAIGWKPTHGLDDFLKEIAVDVDWTLSHDRGKGTDGNWVFGPGPVRVGDGWRMPEGDIRMK